From the genome of Leguminivora glycinivorella isolate SPB_JAAS2020 chromosome 26, LegGlyc_1.1, whole genome shotgun sequence, one region includes:
- the LOC125239834 gene encoding uncharacterized protein LOC125239834 isoform X1 → MSVQKSNGPIIDPALCRCCRAIKKCRILTAEYNWMGKKEVYADMVMDCYGILLSHVDDNEKDSGVCATCVVRLREAIAFRQQVLQCEELFLQAKLAPPEEDTNTITNYENKLKKLELENIELKTEPKDYNSDHNSIGDDRDDALPTYSDDEDNKPLKPESKPGDLPKDSEVKSEDSEDFNGSSSDSDEPIKKKAKRKKKANGKEKKKTAKKQKADTNQLSEATETSDALLTEEIHIKEELLIEFEEYSDEEYSEMPIEDVSGQPEPKKKKAWVRNRPEGLTEYEWLCGESEQTFHEYMNMSKESFEELHSMVELLIEKIETNFRKCISTRERLAICLRHFRAGLSFKELAMKYRVGRTTVASIIKDVSRALWGTLQPLYMPAPKEHTWRQAAEGFKELCNFANCVGSIGGRHIVARQLSEDRRSKKPFQPTEDYPSVSNKNCHRRFVTVALLAVTDPYHKILALDIGNYAKDGHNNILENTRFFTKYMDKKDFLPWTPLPGDTEPTPYVLLNDGAFTIRHNLLRCFPKTQGSTAERKIFNQYIEKACTVNKTFEMLMKSWTILLSPMETAVDTSVAMLKAMCCLHNYVLAKHDKTLPYKTQKRIVKGSKRKLNGLKLFKPTNHRASNVAVAVRDRFMAYLNRLGPLDLTDEPEELDPSELAEVTIDDDDDDDDDETSELITDDCTEITTEKPNETTQLITDVIFEIDIEETNKPNCSENTLNSLGTQNDEKESLNESNNDLATVERFNEPYNDSVPVESLNEPNNDLVTVELFNEPNNDEESSQGDDNV, encoded by the exons ATGAGTGTCCAAAAGAGTAACGGGCCCATCATAGACCCTGCGTTATGCAGATGTTGTAGAGCTATAAAGAAATGTAGGATTCTAACAGCGGAATATAACTGGATGGGCAAGAAGGAAGTCTACGCTGACATGGTCATGGATTGCTATGGCATCTTG TTGTCGCATGTAGATGACAATGAGAAGGACTCCGGCGTCTGCGCTACGTGTGTGGTGCGCCTGCGTGAAGCTATAGCGTTCAGACAGCAAGTACTCCAATGCGAAGAGCTGTTCTTACAGGCAAAACTGGCTCCGCCCGAGGAAGATACTAATACCATTACTAACTATG aaaacaaACTGAAAAAGTTGGAGCTAGAGAATATAGAGCTAAAGACTGAGCCGAAGGATTACAACAGCGACCACAACTCCATAGGGGATGATCGGGACGACGCGCTGCCCACATATAGCGATGACGAAG ACAATAAACCCCTAAAACCCGAATCCAAGCCCGGAGACTTGCCCAAAGACTCCGAAGTGAAGAGCGAAGACTCTGAAGACTTCAACGGGAGCTCCAGCGACTCTGACGAGCCAATCAAGAAGAAGGCGAAACGGAAGAAGAAGGCAAACGGGAAGGAAAAGAAGAAGACTGCTAAGAAGCAGAAAGCAG ACACCAACCAGCTTTCCGAAGCCACGGAAACCTCAGACGCACTGCTCACCGAAGAGATTCACATCAAAGAAGAACTCCTAATAGAATTCGAAGAGTACAGCGATGAAGAATATTCAGAAATGCCCATCGAGGATGTCTCCGGGCAACCGGAGCCTAAGAAAAAGAAAGCATGGGTTCGGAACAGACCGGAAGGTCTCACCGAATATGAATGGCTGTGCGGAGAGAGTGAACAGACCTTTCatgaatatatgaatatgtCGAAGGAGTCGTTTGAAGAGTTGCATAGTATGGTGGAGTTGCTGATTGAGAAGATTGAGACgaattttagaaaatgtatatcgACGAGGGAGAGATTGGCCATATGCTTGAG GCACTTTCGCGCCGGGCTGTCATTCAAAGAGCTCGCAATGAAGTACAGAGTTGGTCGAACCACTGTCGCCTCTATCATCAAAGATGTCTCCCGAGCACTCTGGGGCACTCTACAGCCTCTCTACATGCCTGCCCCGAAGGAACATACTTGGAGACAAGCCGCAGAAGGTTTCAAAGAACTCTGTAACTTCGCCAACTGTGTAGGCAGCATCGGAGGCAGACATATCGTAGCTAGACAGTTATCCGAAGACAGGAGATCCAAAAAACCTTTTCAACCGACGGAAGATTATCCAAGCGTATCCAACAAAAACTGTCACAGAAGATTTGTGACCGTTGCACTTTTAGCTGTCACCGATCCGTACCACAAAATACTCGCTTTAGACATTGGAAACTACGCGAAAGATGGCCACAATAATATATTAGAAAACACTAGATTCTTCACTAAGTATATGGATAAGAAAGATTTTTTACCATGGACACCGTTGCCCGGAGACACTGAACCGACCCCATATGTTCTTCTAAACGATGGAGCGTTCACAATCCGACATAATCTGTTAAGATGCTTTCCCAAAACCCAAGGATCGACTGCGGAGAGAAAAATATTCAACCAGTACATCGAAAAAGCTTGTACGGTGAATAAAACCTTCGAGATGCTCATGAAATCATGGACGATCCTACTCAGTCCGATGGAGACTGCTGTAGACACATCGGTAGCTATGCTTAAAGCGATGTGCTGTTTACACAACTATGTTTTAGCGAAGCATGATAAAACGCTACCTTATAAAACACAGAAGAGGATTGTTAAAGGATCGAAGAGAAAGCTCAACGGTCTAAAACTGTTTAAACCGACCAATCATAGGGCTTCTAATGTGGCTGTGGCCGTTCGAGACAGGTTCATGGCTTATTTGAACCGTTTGGGACCACTTGATCTTACGGATGAACCGGAAGAGTTAGATCCGAGCGAATTGGCTGAAGTCActattgatgatgatgacgatgatgatgatgatgaaacaaGTGAATTAATAACAGATGATTGTACTGAAATAACTACGGAGAAGCCAAATGAGACAACGCAGTTAATAACTGATGTCATTTTTGAGATTGACATTGAAGAAACAAACAAACCAAATTGTTCAGAAAACACTCTAAACTCACTTGGTACACAAAATGATGAAAAAGAATCATTAAATGAATCTAATAATGATTTGGCGACAGTGGAACGGTTTAATGAACCGTATAATGATTCGGTGCCAGTAGAATCATTAAATGAACCTAATAATGATTTGGTGACAGTGGAATTATTTAATGAACCAAATAATGATGAAGAATCCTCACAGGGAGATGATAATGTTTAA